In Nymphaea colorata isolate Beijing-Zhang1983 chromosome 3, ASM883128v2, whole genome shotgun sequence, a genomic segment contains:
- the LOC116250779 gene encoding patatin-like protein 2, which yields MAATAPVQPIQPPAYGKLITILSIDGGGVRGIIPGAILRFLESELQKLDGENARIADYFDVITGTSTGGLVTAMLTAPGADNRPLYAAKDIIPFYLENCPKIFPQSSDPLSVIQKPVAGLTGPKYDGKYLHKLVKDKLGDTKLHQTLTNVVIPTFDIKYLQPVIFSSYKLKRDPTKDALLSDICISTSAAPTFLPAHHFETKNEKGETIRSFDLIDGGVCANNPTLVAVSEVSSEMVQQNPDFFAVKPTDYGRFLVISIGTGSAKDEHRYNAESAAKWGMLGWLVNGGSSPLIDTFTQSSGDMVDFHLSVVFQATGSEKNYLRIQHDRLTWDESSVDKSTKENLANLVKAGEALLNKPVSRVNLETGGFEPAQDEGTNKDALVRFANKLSQERKRRLTGSA from the exons ATGGCAGCCACAGCGCCAGTGCAGCCCATCCAGCCACCAGCGTATGGTAAACTCATCACCATTCTGAGCATCGATGGTGGTGGTGTCAGAGGCATCATTCCAGGCGCCATCCTGCGCTTCCTTGAATCAGAACTTCAG AAATTGGATGGAGAGAACGCCAGAATTGCTGATTACTTCGACGTCATAACAGGGACTAGCACCGGTGGTCTGGTGACCGCCATGCTCACTGCTCCTGGTGCAGACAACCGACCCCTTTATGCAGCCAAGGATATCATCCCCTTTTATCTCGAAAACTGCCCCAAGATTTTCCCCCAGTCCAG TGACCCATTGAGCGTCATCCAGAAGCCAGTAGCTGGATTGACTGGACCAAAATATGATGGTAAATATCTGCACAAGCTCGTGAAAGACAAGCTTGGGGACACCAAATTGCACCAAACTCTAACCAATGTGGTCATTCCCACCTTTGACATCAAATATCTTCAGCCAGTCATCTTCTCCTCTTATAAG TTGAAAAGGGATCCCACCAAAGACGCCTTACTCTCTGATATATGCATCAGCACATCAGCCGCCCCTACCTTCCTCCCTGCTCACCACTTTGAAACAAAGAACGAAAAGGGAGAGACTATTAGGAGCTTCGACCTTATTGACGGGGGCGTTTGTGCGAATAATCCG ACATTGGTGGCGGTGAGTGAAGTTTCTTCTGAAATGGTGcaacaaaatccagattttttCGCAGTTAAGCCCACAGACTATGGAAGATTTTTAGTCATCTCCATCGGGACAGGCTCAGCCAAAGATGAGCACAGATACAATGCTGAATCGGCTGCAAAGTGGGGAATGTTGGGATGGTTGGTGAATGGTGGGAGCAGCCCTTTGATCGACACTTTCACTCAATCAAGTGGTGACATGGTTGATTTCCATCTCTCCGTCGTCTTCCAAGCAACTGGTTCAGAGAAAAACTATTTGCGCATCCAG CATGATCGTTTGACCTGGGATGAATCATCGGTTGATAAGTCAACCAAGGAAAACCTTGCCAACTTGGTGAAGGCCGGTGAAGCCTTGCTGAACAAACCAGTTTCACGTGTGAACTTGGAGACCGGCGGGTTCGAACCTGCCCAGGATGAGGGCACCAACAAGGACGCCCTTGTGAG GTTCGCCAATAAATTGTCCCAAGAAAGGAAACGTCGGCTGACGGGATCTGCCTAG